One window of Lawsonibacter asaccharolyticus genomic DNA carries:
- a CDS encoding DNA-binding protein encodes MSLRTKIRELRLRDRLSQEELAQRVGVRRETIGHLENGHYNPSLKLAMDIAHVFGCTVEDIFSFED; translated from the coding sequence ATGAGCCTGCGCACCAAGATCCGGGAGCTCCGCCTCCGGGACCGGCTCAGCCAGGAGGAGCTGGCCCAGCGGGTGGGCGTGCGGCGGGAGACCATCGGCCACCTGGAAAATGGACACTACAACCCCTCCCTGAAGCTGGCCATGGACATCGCCCATGTCTTTGGGTGCACTGTGGAGGATATCTTCTCCTTTGAGGACTGA
- a CDS encoding stage III sporulation protein AA, protein MTQRESGVEQAARVLPLRLRSGVMSLPEDRRSQIEELRLRVGLPMAAVLPEGERALAGPPVTQQELEQLLELASRASVHAVLDQLSRGYLTVQGGHRVGLCGTVALEDGAVRTIRKLSSAAVRVARQFPGAAEEVLPSLLEGGRLESALILAPPGLGKTTLLRDLVRAVSAGEGAPPRRVGVADERGEIAALFDGVPQLDVGPRTDVMEGCPKAWGLMTLLRGMNPQVLAVDEITAPEDVAALVSAAGCGVTLLATAHGAGREDLSRRKLYRGLLEEGVFRRLVRIRREAGRRIYEVEVLE, encoded by the coding sequence ATGACGCAGAGAGAATCCGGCGTGGAGCAGGCGGCGCGGGTCCTGCCCCTGCGCCTGCGGAGCGGGGTGATGTCCCTGCCGGAGGACCGGCGGAGCCAGATCGAGGAGCTGCGGCTGCGGGTGGGGCTCCCTATGGCGGCAGTGCTGCCGGAGGGGGAGAGGGCACTGGCCGGGCCCCCCGTGACCCAGCAGGAGCTGGAGCAGCTGCTGGAACTGGCCAGCCGGGCCTCTGTCCACGCCGTGCTGGACCAGCTCAGCCGGGGGTACCTGACCGTCCAGGGGGGACACCGGGTGGGGCTGTGCGGCACGGTGGCCCTGGAGGACGGGGCAGTGCGGACCATCCGGAAGCTGTCCTCCGCTGCGGTGCGGGTGGCGCGGCAGTTCCCCGGGGCGGCGGAGGAGGTGCTGCCGTCGCTGTTAGAGGGCGGGCGGCTGGAGAGCGCCCTGATCCTGGCCCCTCCGGGGCTGGGCAAGACCACCCTCCTGCGGGATCTGGTGCGGGCCGTCTCCGCCGGGGAGGGGGCGCCTCCCCGGCGGGTGGGGGTGGCCGACGAGCGGGGGGAGATCGCGGCGCTGTTCGACGGGGTCCCCCAGCTGGACGTGGGCCCCCGCACCGATGTGATGGAGGGGTGTCCCAAGGCGTGGGGGCTGATGACCCTGCTCCGGGGGATGAACCCCCAGGTGCTGGCGGTGGACGAGATCACCGCGCCGGAGGACGTGGCGGCGCTGGTGTCCGCGGCGGGCTGCGGCGTGACACTGCTGGCCACCGCCCACGGGGCGGGACGGGAGGACCTGTCCCGGCGGAAGCTGTACCGGGGGCTGCTGGAGGAGGGAGTCTTCCGGCGGCTGGTCCGCATCCGCAGGGAGGCGGGCCGGAGGATCTATGAAGTGGAGGTGCTGGAATGA
- a CDS encoding stage III sporulation protein AC: MDVDLIFKIAAIGILVAVLNQVLSRAGRDEQAMMTTLAGLVVVLMMVVQEIAQLFTMVKTLFHL; the protein is encoded by the coding sequence TTGGATGTGGATTTGATTTTTAAGATCGCGGCCATCGGCATCCTGGTCGCGGTGCTCAACCAGGTGCTGAGCCGGGCCGGGAGGGACGAGCAGGCCATGATGACCACCCTGGCGGGGCTGGTGGTGGTGCTGATGATGGTGGTGCAGGAGATCGCCCAGCTGTTCACCATGGTCAAGACCCTGTTCCACCTGTAA
- a CDS encoding stage III sporulation protein AE, whose amino-acid sequence MLLLAMPCRAAGEPEQVEGLDELWQAAESYGVEPDGDLSGGLSGLAEQALGQAGELLRRSAQTGLKLLAVAVFCGLAEGVYAGKREGGLQAVQMAGALAVTALSVSDMQTMIGLGRQTIEQMDGFAGLLLPVVAVLTAATGAATGAAVRQGATVLFSDLLIGAIDTLLVPIVYAYVAVCAAHAAVGNEGLKKLASVLKWVVTSLLTAVLLAFVGYLTASGAIAGSADAAAIKTAKMAISRAVPVVGGILADAAETVLVGAGVLRGTVGIVGMLGVLAICLIPFLQLAFHYLTYKLAAALIGTVSDKRLSDLLDSIGGAFGIVLGMTGACALMLLVSLASAVKAVTP is encoded by the coding sequence ATGCTCCTGCTGGCGATGCCCTGCAGGGCGGCGGGGGAGCCGGAGCAGGTGGAGGGGCTGGACGAGCTGTGGCAGGCGGCGGAATCCTACGGCGTGGAGCCGGACGGGGATTTGAGCGGCGGCCTGTCCGGCCTGGCGGAACAGGCCCTGGGACAGGCGGGGGAGCTGCTGCGCCGCAGCGCCCAGACCGGGCTGAAGCTGCTGGCGGTGGCGGTGTTCTGCGGTCTGGCGGAGGGGGTGTACGCCGGAAAGCGGGAGGGGGGCCTCCAGGCGGTGCAGATGGCAGGCGCCTTGGCGGTGACCGCCCTGTCGGTGAGCGACATGCAGACCATGATCGGTCTGGGGCGGCAGACCATAGAGCAGATGGACGGCTTTGCCGGGCTGCTGCTGCCGGTGGTGGCGGTGCTGACCGCAGCCACCGGAGCGGCCACCGGGGCGGCGGTGCGGCAGGGGGCCACCGTGCTGTTCTCCGACCTGCTCATCGGAGCCATCGACACCCTGCTGGTGCCCATCGTCTACGCCTATGTGGCGGTGTGCGCCGCCCACGCGGCGGTGGGGAACGAGGGGCTGAAAAAGCTGGCGTCGGTGCTGAAATGGGTGGTCACATCCCTGCTCACCGCCGTCCTGCTGGCCTTTGTGGGCTATCTCACCGCCAGCGGGGCCATCGCCGGCTCGGCCGACGCCGCCGCGATCAAGACAGCTAAAATGGCCATCTCTCGGGCCGTCCCGGTGGTAGGAGGCATCCTGGCCGACGCGGCGGAGACCGTGCTGGTGGGGGCCGGCGTGCTGCGGGGGACGGTGGGGATCGTGGGGATGCTGGGGGTCCTGGCCATCTGTCTGATCCCCTTCCTTCAGCTGGCATTTCACTACCTCACCTATAAGCTGGCGGCGGCGCTGATCGGGACGGTGTCTGACAAGCGGCTGTCCGACCTTCTGGACAGTATCGGCGGGGCCTTCGGCATCGTGCTGGGCATGACCGGAGCCTGCGCCCTGATGCTGCTGGTCAGTCTGGCATCGGCGGTAAAGGCGGTGACGCCATGA
- a CDS encoding stage III sporulation protein AG, protein MKEIWPQLRERWKGALKRYQYVLLVMAAGVLLMMLPMGPSGGSEEAQGPPEGEGQFDLELFEEKLSQVLSDIQGAGKTRVVLTLKSGSRQILAQNVERDGERSSASAVTVGQGAGTEGVVPLYTLTPQFQGALVVCPGGGDPAVQLRLLEAVSALTGLGSDRISICEGN, encoded by the coding sequence GTGAAAGAGATCTGGCCCCAGCTGCGGGAGCGTTGGAAGGGGGCGCTGAAACGGTATCAGTATGTACTGCTGGTGATGGCGGCGGGGGTGCTGCTGATGATGCTGCCCATGGGTCCGTCCGGGGGGAGCGAGGAGGCCCAGGGCCCGCCGGAGGGGGAAGGTCAGTTCGACCTGGAGTTGTTTGAGGAGAAGCTGTCTCAGGTGCTCTCCGATATCCAGGGGGCGGGAAAGACCCGGGTGGTGCTGACCCTGAAGAGCGGCAGCCGCCAGATCCTGGCCCAGAACGTGGAGCGGGACGGGGAGCGATCCTCCGCCTCCGCCGTCACGGTGGGACAGGGGGCGGGGACGGAGGGGGTGGTGCCCCTCTACACTCTGACGCCCCAGTTTCAGGGGGCGCTGGTGGTCTGTCCCGGCGGGGGCGACCCGGCGGTCCAGCTGCGGCTGCTGGAGGCGGTCTCGGCCCTCACCGGCCTGGGCAGCGACCGCATCTCCATCTGTGAAGGAAATTAA
- a CDS encoding stage III sporulation protein AD, with amino-acid sequence MQIAALAVTAVLCAAVIRRGAPEAALVLVLAAGCWMLMLAAGALGSVVEAIGRLAGRAGLDSTLVEPVLKTAAISILTKVTGEVCRAAGEGGAAAFVEVAGTILALAVALPLAEGVLTMMAELLG; translated from the coding sequence ATGCAGATCGCCGCTCTGGCGGTGACAGCAGTGCTGTGCGCCGCAGTGATCCGGCGGGGCGCGCCGGAGGCGGCGCTGGTGCTGGTGCTAGCGGCGGGGTGCTGGATGCTGATGCTGGCCGCCGGCGCCCTGGGTTCGGTGGTGGAGGCCATCGGCCGACTGGCCGGGCGGGCGGGGCTGGACAGCACCCTGGTGGAGCCGGTGCTGAAAACGGCGGCCATCTCCATCCTGACCAAGGTGACGGGGGAGGTGTGCCGGGCCGCCGGGGAGGGGGGCGCAGCGGCCTTTGTGGAGGTGGCCGGGACCATCCTGGCCCTGGCGGTGGCCCTCCCGCTGGCGGAGGGAGTGCTGACGATGATGGCGGAGTTGCTGGGATGA
- a CDS encoding stage III sporulation protein AB has protein sequence MIRMLGAVCLAAGPVWLGMSAAAELAHRERALGALCAGLELMERELALRLTPLPQLMEELAHRTEEPARRLFSACRRALDGLERETFAHAWRRLTDQLPVSPEAKRALYPLGEVLGRYDGRGQQAAIAGARRELEGLRARAGEERLRLGKVYGALGVTAGAFLVILLL, from the coding sequence ATGATCCGGATGCTTGGCGCGGTCTGCCTGGCGGCGGGCCCGGTCTGGCTGGGAATGAGCGCTGCGGCGGAGCTGGCCCACCGGGAGCGGGCCCTGGGGGCCCTGTGCGCCGGACTGGAGCTGATGGAGCGGGAGCTGGCCCTGCGGCTGACCCCGCTGCCCCAGCTGATGGAGGAGCTGGCTCACCGGACGGAGGAGCCCGCCCGGCGCCTGTTCTCCGCCTGCCGGCGGGCGCTGGACGGACTGGAGCGGGAGACCTTTGCCCACGCCTGGCGGCGGCTCACCGACCAGCTTCCCGTCTCACCGGAGGCGAAGCGGGCCCTGTACCCCCTGGGGGAGGTGCTGGGGCGCTATGACGGGCGGGGACAGCAGGCGGCCATCGCCGGGGCCCGGCGGGAGCTGGAGGGACTGCGGGCCCGGGCCGGGGAGGAGCGTCTCCGGCTGGGAAAGGTGTACGGGGCCCTGGGGGTGACAGCGGGGGCCTTTCTGGTCATCCTCCTTTTGTAA